The following coding sequences are from one Myxococcales bacterium window:
- the argC gene encoding N-acetyl-gamma-glutamyl-phosphate reductase: MIRRLLMHPHVELVRVASADHVGELLGAVHLPLTGRTNLRFENVTPAVAAQGCDVVLLGLPHKISARVAPDLLALGVRIVDMSGDFRLSRAEDYEAYYGGPHPHPELLGRFVYGLPELNRGRIASAEAVASPGCFATSIELALLPLARAGWLTGAVAVQGITGSSGSGISPSAGTHHPTRAVNLKSYKPMAHQHTPEVEETLRAAGARDFELRFVPVSAPLSRGILVTAFVELPDDISDEALRKAYTDSYANEPFVRFLEGRLPEVAAVAHSNFAEVAVVSGPVRNGRRMVCAQAALDNLIKGGAGQAIQNMNLMLGVDEGTSLEDSGPWP, translated from the coding sequence ATGATTCGGCGGTTGCTCATGCACCCTCACGTCGAGCTCGTGCGCGTGGCTTCGGCTGACCACGTCGGTGAACTCTTGGGGGCGGTTCACCTACCCCTCACGGGCCGAACGAACTTGCGCTTCGAGAACGTGACACCCGCCGTGGCAGCCCAGGGTTGCGACGTCGTGCTGCTGGGTTTGCCCCACAAGATCTCCGCGCGCGTCGCGCCCGACCTGCTCGCGCTGGGTGTGCGCATCGTCGACATGTCGGGCGATTTTCGGCTGAGCCGCGCCGAAGACTACGAAGCCTACTATGGCGGTCCCCACCCTCACCCCGAGTTACTGGGACGCTTCGTCTACGGCTTGCCGGAACTCAATCGGGGGCGCATCGCCTCGGCCGAGGCGGTGGCCTCCCCGGGATGTTTTGCGACCTCGATCGAGCTTGCGCTCCTGCCTCTCGCACGGGCGGGCTGGTTGACGGGCGCGGTGGCCGTGCAAGGCATCACGGGTTCCTCCGGCAGCGGGATCTCACCGTCGGCGGGCACGCACCACCCCACCCGCGCGGTGAACCTCAAGAGCTATAAACCCATGGCCCACCAACATACGCCCGAGGTGGAAGAGACCCTTCGCGCGGCGGGCGCGCGCGATTTCGAACTGCGCTTCGTGCCGGTCTCCGCCCCCCTGTCGCGCGGCATTCTGGTCACGGCGTTCGTGGAGCTACCCGACGACATCTCGGACGAGGCGCTTCGCAAGGCTTACACGGACAGCTACGCCAACGAGCCGTTCGTGCGCTTCCTCGAAGGACGCCTTCCGGAAGTCGCCGCCGTGGCCCACAGCAACTTCGCGGAGGTGGCGGTGGTGAGCGGGCCCGTGCGCAACGGCAGGCGGATGGTCTGCGCTCAGGCGGCGCTCGACAACCTCATCAAGGGGGGCGCGGGTCAAGCGATTCAGAACATGAACCTGATGTTGGGCGTCGACGAAGGCACGTCGCTCGAGGACAGCGGACCCTGGCCGTGA
- a CDS encoding tetratricopeptide repeat protein: MRRTLSSSHPLLTYLLATVLGGVAAPASATGAKAREAAPGIDKVWLNPYFRAGAPANAAALYRLDDYRGAVSAFDAALAHMKDGHPEALPSRFLRALALTEAGQSAAAATAFEGLHADYPLLADYHAYHAARAHLRAGNAAAALAWVERVDPQAVSDAESQLVALEALERLEQWEQLEAKAETFLRKYEKGPRRAEARFRFATALEKRGRPASEVIPQYRMIWSLAPLEAWARRAEDRIKSLVPSLPPEAAHLGSPSPEDWFERAKQLHEKNQNGEAEPAFAEALKSGKDGKGGLKDPTSVCEARYLRAQAVFKQRQRPLASALYDEAEAYCRAAGNEDLVVKALYQGARCRASAGDRDTALAKYAIVEKEFPAHSYADDARVRAAELLQDSGDTEGARLMLEAVPKRYAEGDMLGESLFRLAFATYDGKDYEKALHWLDENLRLIPRETMWFAEGRALYWKGRIYQRQGRMAECRAAFEAAIRTYPLSYYALLAFSRLRELFPKVARELVSELHASLGDDPWPVAFGHSPVYATPGFARAVELARLGLGAEARRELARLDLAEAGNEGERAEGVSLRERALWLSAVLLDRGRVWNASHAIPRYTLTDYKREHPQGARAAAWRLSYPRAFPEYVATHSTANDVPQFLQLAIMREESAFSPTIESFANAIGLTQMLVKTAQRFSDRPVTRETLLDPAQNIALGSRFLGFLLTHFNRTVPLTISGYNAGEGAVDRWLAERGSRPLDEFIEMIPYDETRGYTKRVLSTYFTYTWLYGTGDPVPRLSFSLAPVTKKGSVSRSARRPKARR, translated from the coding sequence GTGCGCCGAACCCTTTCGTCCTCTCACCCCCTGCTGACCTACCTGCTCGCAACGGTCTTGGGCGGCGTCGCGGCCCCCGCAAGTGCCACGGGAGCGAAGGCCCGCGAAGCAGCCCCGGGCATCGACAAGGTTTGGCTCAACCCCTATTTCCGTGCGGGCGCACCGGCGAACGCCGCCGCGCTCTACCGCCTGGACGATTACCGCGGAGCCGTGAGTGCGTTTGATGCCGCACTGGCACACATGAAGGACGGCCATCCGGAGGCGCTTCCAAGCCGATTCCTCCGCGCGCTGGCCCTGACGGAGGCCGGACAGTCCGCAGCGGCTGCGACCGCCTTCGAGGGCCTGCACGCAGACTACCCTCTTCTAGCGGACTACCACGCATACCACGCCGCCCGCGCGCACCTGCGCGCAGGCAACGCAGCGGCTGCCCTCGCGTGGGTCGAGCGGGTGGACCCGCAGGCGGTGTCGGACGCCGAATCGCAACTCGTCGCGCTCGAGGCGCTCGAGCGGCTCGAGCAATGGGAGCAGCTCGAGGCCAAAGCCGAGACCTTCTTGCGCAAGTACGAAAAAGGCCCCCGACGCGCCGAAGCCCGCTTTCGCTTCGCCACGGCTCTCGAGAAGCGCGGCCGCCCTGCGTCGGAGGTGATTCCCCAGTACCGGATGATATGGAGTCTGGCGCCCCTGGAGGCCTGGGCACGCCGAGCCGAGGACAGGATCAAAAGCCTCGTGCCTTCACTTCCCCCCGAGGCCGCACACCTCGGCAGCCCCTCGCCCGAAGATTGGTTCGAGCGCGCCAAACAGCTGCACGAGAAGAACCAGAACGGTGAGGCCGAGCCCGCCTTTGCAGAAGCCCTCAAGAGCGGAAAGGACGGCAAAGGTGGCCTGAAGGATCCGACCAGCGTATGCGAAGCCCGCTATCTCCGGGCGCAGGCCGTCTTCAAACAGCGGCAACGTCCCCTGGCCTCGGCACTTTACGACGAAGCCGAGGCCTATTGCCGCGCGGCAGGAAACGAAGATCTGGTCGTCAAGGCGCTCTACCAAGGCGCCCGTTGCCGTGCGAGCGCGGGAGACCGAGACACGGCGCTCGCCAAGTACGCCATCGTCGAAAAGGAATTTCCTGCCCACAGCTACGCCGACGACGCCCGCGTCCGGGCGGCCGAACTGCTGCAGGACAGTGGCGATACGGAAGGCGCGCGCCTGATGTTGGAAGCGGTCCCCAAGCGCTACGCGGAAGGCGATATGTTGGGAGAATCTCTTTTTCGCTTGGCCTTCGCCACCTATGACGGCAAGGACTACGAAAAGGCGCTGCACTGGCTCGACGAGAACCTACGGCTCATCCCGCGCGAAACGATGTGGTTTGCTGAAGGGCGCGCCCTCTACTGGAAGGGGCGAATTTATCAGCGGCAAGGCCGTATGGCAGAGTGCCGCGCCGCCTTCGAAGCCGCGATCCGAACCTACCCGCTTTCGTACTACGCACTGTTGGCCTTCAGCCGCTTGCGCGAACTCTTTCCAAAGGTCGCGCGCGAACTCGTCAGTGAGCTTCACGCGAGTCTCGGCGACGATCCCTGGCCCGTCGCGTTTGGCCACAGCCCCGTCTACGCAACCCCCGGCTTTGCACGTGCCGTGGAGCTGGCGCGTTTGGGGCTGGGCGCGGAGGCCCGGCGCGAGCTGGCGCGCCTGGATCTAGCGGAAGCGGGGAACGAAGGTGAACGCGCGGAAGGGGTGTCCCTGCGTGAACGCGCGCTGTGGCTGTCGGCCGTCCTGCTCGACCGGGGTCGGGTGTGGAACGCCTCTCACGCGATCCCCCGGTATACGCTGACGGACTACAAGCGGGAACACCCGCAGGGCGCGCGGGCCGCAGCCTGGCGTTTGTCGTACCCGCGTGCCTTTCCCGAGTACGTGGCCACCCACTCCACGGCCAACGACGTACCCCAGTTTCTGCAACTGGCGATCATGCGCGAGGAAAGCGCGTTTTCTCCCACCATCGAGTCCTTTGCCAACGCCATCGGCCTCACACAGATGCTGGTCAAGACAGCCCAGCGCTTCTCCGACCGCCCCGTCACGCGAGAGACGCTGCTCGACCCCGCCCAGAACATCGCGCTCGGCTCACGTTTCCTTGGCTTCTTGCTCACCCATTTCAACCGCACCGTTCCCCTCACGATCTCGGGCTACAACGCAGGCGAAGGTGCCGTGGATCGGTGGCTCGCCGAGCGGGGAAGCCGCCCGCTCGACGAATTCATCGAAATGATCCCCTATGACGAGACCCGTGGGTATACCAAGCGCGTGCTCTCAACCTACTTCACGTATACATGGCTTTATGGGACCGGCGATCCAGTGCCCCGGCTTTCGTTTTCCTTGGCGCCGGTCACGAAGAAGGGTTCCGTGAGCCGGAGCGCACGACGGCCCAAGGCGCGTCGATGA
- a CDS encoding diguanylate cyclase, with protein MMGEMFKLGRERTIIGRGQRADIRILDEGISREHCELVVEGDKVFLRDLGSTNGTYCKGIRVSNHELQDGDKILVGSNTVLKFTYHDKLDEVFQRQMYESALRDDLTKAFNKKYFMDRVESEFAYAVRHHIPLTLVAFDLDHFKSINDTYGHLAGDYVLSEVSSIILASIRVEDVFARVGGEEFSVICRGTDGNQGRIVAERLRSGVANKQFTYDGKVIPVTISVGMASVPNPSLRDAIEFIAAADQVLYEAKRGGRNRVCVWKK; from the coding sequence ATGATGGGCGAGATGTTCAAGCTTGGTCGCGAGCGCACGATCATCGGCCGTGGGCAGCGAGCCGACATCCGCATCCTCGACGAGGGGATCTCGCGTGAACACTGCGAGCTGGTGGTCGAGGGCGACAAGGTCTTCCTGCGCGACCTCGGCTCCACGAATGGCACCTACTGCAAGGGCATTCGCGTCTCGAACCACGAACTGCAAGACGGCGACAAGATCCTGGTTGGCTCGAACACGGTCCTCAAGTTCACCTACCACGACAAGCTCGACGAGGTATTTCAGAGGCAGATGTACGAATCGGCCCTGCGGGACGATCTGACGAAGGCCTTCAACAAGAAGTACTTCATGGACCGCGTCGAGAGCGAATTCGCGTATGCCGTCCGCCACCACATTCCTCTCACGCTCGTGGCCTTCGACCTCGACCACTTCAAGTCCATCAACGACACCTACGGACACCTGGCAGGCGACTACGTGCTCTCCGAGGTGTCGTCGATCATCCTGGCCTCGATCCGGGTGGAGGACGTGTTCGCCCGGGTGGGCGGCGAGGAGTTTTCAGTGATCTGCCGGGGCACCGATGGCAACCAGGGCCGCATCGTGGCCGAGCGCCTGCGCTCGGGAGTGGCCAACAAACAGTTCACGTACGACGGCAAGGTGATCCCGGTGACCATCAGCGTCGGCATGGCTTCGGTGCCGAACCCGTCGTTGCGAGATGCCATCGAGTTCATCGCGGCAGCAGACCAGGTCCTTTACGAAGCCAAGCGGGGCGGCCGCAACCGCGTCTGCGTCTGGAAAAAATAG
- a CDS encoding polyprenyl synthetase family protein, with product MSAPFDLSAWVRVRRTEIEALLEARLPQPVAAEDPGRLIESMRYSLLSPGKRLRPLLGLAAAEALGHPLDEPVRVATAAIELVHCYSLVHDDLPAMDDDDLRRGRPTNHKVYGDAMAILAGDGLLTLAFGWVAEAGALASKDEPGKALPYLEATRLLAEASGLSGMVRGQARDLGEPAPTTMDEADRLHAEKTGALFRAAVEIGAVVAGAAPRERAALARFGQAYGVAFQHADDLADHEHAALAGQARTRLTDLTAEAVRALDGFGPSAAPLRALAEALARQA from the coding sequence GTGAGCGCTCCCTTCGACTTGTCTGCCTGGGTGCGCGTGCGCCGCACAGAGATCGAAGCGTTGCTCGAGGCCCGCCTCCCGCAGCCCGTGGCGGCCGAAGACCCGGGCCGCTTGATAGAGTCGATGCGGTACTCGCTGCTCTCCCCAGGCAAGCGGCTGCGCCCGCTCCTGGGGTTGGCGGCCGCCGAGGCCCTGGGTCACCCGCTCGACGAGCCGGTGCGGGTGGCGACGGCAGCCATCGAGCTGGTCCATTGTTATTCGCTGGTGCACGACGATCTGCCCGCGATGGATGACGATGACCTGCGCCGGGGCCGTCCCACGAACCACAAAGTCTACGGCGACGCGATGGCCATCCTGGCCGGAGACGGGCTGCTGACGTTGGCGTTCGGATGGGTGGCCGAAGCCGGGGCCTTGGCCTCGAAGGATGAGCCCGGCAAGGCCCTTCCCTACCTGGAAGCCACGCGCCTCCTGGCCGAAGCCAGCGGGCTGTCGGGAATGGTGCGAGGGCAAGCCCGTGACCTGGGCGAGCCGGCGCCCACCACCATGGACGAGGCCGATCGGCTGCACGCCGAGAAGACGGGCGCGCTGTTCCGCGCCGCCGTGGAAATTGGCGCCGTGGTGGCGGGAGCGGCCCCCCGAGAGCGGGCCGCGCTGGCGCGATTCGGACAGGCTTATGGCGTAGCCTTCCAGCACGCCGACGATCTCGCCGACCACGAACACGCCGCCTTGGCCGGGCAGGCGCGCACCCGCCTCACCGACCTCACCGCCGAGGCCGTGCGTGCACTCGACGGCTTTGGGCCCTCCGCCGCCCCGCTGCGGGCGCTTGCCGAGGCCCTTGCCCGTCAAGCGTGA
- the xseB gene encoding exodeoxyribonuclease VII small subunit, with the protein MTDPQSASEAPRRFDELLEELRSLVERLESGNLSLEDSLRCFEQGMKLCRQGAGVLDEAEKRVEVLLAGPNLETAPFGGGPE; encoded by the coding sequence ATGACGGACCCACAGTCGGCAAGCGAGGCGCCCCGCCGCTTCGACGAGCTTCTGGAAGAGCTGCGTTCCTTGGTCGAACGCCTGGAGAGCGGAAACCTCAGCCTGGAAGACAGCTTGCGTTGCTTCGAGCAAGGCATGAAGCTGTGTCGGCAGGGCGCCGGTGTGCTCGACGAAGCAGAAAAGCGCGTCGAGGTGCTGCTGGCCGGCCCCAACCTCGAGACTGCGCCTTTCGGGGGGGGCCCGGAGTGA
- a CDS encoding serine/threonine protein kinase, translating to MKDADSVAKTHFATGARPAPAGAGAQGDDAQPPGAPPDAYVGRLIGERYRILARLGEGGMGLVFRGEHVLMKKPVAIKLLHRELGSLDDAVKRFEREAQSASRLSHPSIVGVTDFGRAESGELFLVMEFVPGVHLGDYLERTGRLSPLKALSVCRMILRGLAHAHQAGVVHRDLKPANVMLVERDGEPRRIEGVKILDFGIAKMTESAGTAEVALTPGRDDLRDPKLHVSRASHGRTGRSPHRHLRLRRHVVRDAGRAKALRGGRPREDHGDAGHGPSALLRQSGAQVRHPCGARTRGHAGPGKGAPASLRVRHRLSGGARSGRVSHSSG from the coding sequence GTGAAAGACGCCGACTCGGTCGCCAAAACGCACTTCGCCACGGGGGCGCGGCCTGCCCCCGCGGGGGCGGGCGCGCAAGGCGACGACGCTCAACCGCCCGGCGCTCCGCCGGATGCGTACGTGGGCCGGCTCATTGGGGAGCGCTACCGCATTCTGGCCCGGCTGGGGGAAGGGGGAATGGGGCTCGTGTTCCGGGGGGAACACGTGCTCATGAAGAAGCCGGTGGCGATCAAGCTGCTTCACCGAGAGCTCGGCAGTCTCGACGACGCCGTCAAGCGGTTCGAGCGCGAGGCCCAATCAGCCTCCCGCCTGTCGCACCCGAGCATCGTTGGCGTCACCGATTTCGGACGCGCGGAATCCGGAGAGCTCTTCCTGGTGATGGAGTTCGTGCCTGGTGTGCACTTGGGTGATTACCTCGAGCGCACAGGCCGGCTGTCCCCGCTCAAGGCGCTGTCCGTCTGCCGCATGATCCTGCGCGGCTTGGCACATGCCCATCAGGCGGGCGTGGTCCATCGCGATCTCAAGCCTGCCAACGTCATGCTGGTCGAGCGAGACGGGGAACCGCGCCGCATCGAGGGGGTCAAGATCCTCGACTTCGGCATCGCCAAGATGACCGAGTCAGCTGGTACGGCTGAAGTGGCGTTGACCCCGGGGCGGGATGATCTTCGGGACCCCAAGCTACATGTCTCCCGAGCAAGCCACGGGCGAACAGGTCGATCACCGCACCGACATCTACGCTTGCGGCGTCATGTTGTACGAGATGCTGGCAGGGCGAAAGCCCTTCGTGGCGGACGACCTCGTGAAGATCATGGCGATGCAGGTCACGGCCCCTCCGCCCTCCTTCGACAAAGTGGTGCCCAAGTCCGACATCCCTGCGGTGCTCGAACGCGTGGTCATGCGGGCCCTGGAAAAGGAGCGCCAGCGTCGCTACGCGTCCGCCATCGACTTTCTGGCGGCGCTCGATCAGGCCGAGTCTCACATTCAAGCGGGTGA
- the gluQRS gene encoding tRNA glutamyl-Q(34) synthetase GluQRS produces the protein MTSPPLAPPIPPTVPTGRLAPSPTGAMHLGNARTALLAWLSAKSRGGAIVLRIEDLDTPRVVPGTAAGIIEDFRRLGLTWDQGPTGDTPHPDHWQSQRHALYRQARDTLLDSKRCFPCACSRADLARAASAPHLAEEGPAYPGTCRTVPPDQVSAHARARDKQTAFRYRGGESVSFEDTICGPQTSRVDDFVLWRADGLASYQLAVVVDDGLMGVTEVVRGDDLLASTPRQLALHHALGFTPPRYAHVPMVLAPDGVRLAKRNRPAPIATLFARGIEPEALVGALAASAGLCAPGQRLRPKDLLGRFSWDRVARHPVVIDPETLEAHPARLPAGGAP, from the coding sequence ATGACGAGCCCCCCCCTAGCGCCTCCAATCCCTCCCACCGTTCCCACCGGCCGCCTGGCGCCCAGCCCTACCGGCGCGATGCACCTGGGCAACGCGCGTACGGCTCTGCTCGCCTGGCTTTCGGCCAAGTCTCGGGGCGGGGCCATCGTCCTTCGCATCGAAGACCTGGACACGCCAAGGGTGGTTCCCGGGACAGCCGCAGGGATCATTGAGGATTTTCGGCGTTTAGGCCTCACGTGGGACCAGGGGCCCACCGGGGATACACCGCATCCCGATCACTGGCAGAGCCAAAGACATGCGCTGTATCGCCAAGCCCGCGACACCCTTCTCGACTCAAAGCGATGTTTCCCCTGCGCCTGCTCACGGGCCGACCTCGCGCGCGCCGCCAGCGCACCTCACCTGGCGGAGGAGGGCCCGGCCTATCCCGGGACATGCCGGACGGTGCCCCCCGATCAGGTCAGTGCCCACGCGCGCGCCAGAGACAAACAGACCGCTTTTCGTTATCGGGGAGGCGAATCGGTCTCCTTCGAGGACACCATCTGCGGGCCCCAAACGTCACGCGTGGATGATTTTGTCCTGTGGCGGGCCGACGGTCTGGCCTCCTATCAGTTGGCCGTCGTGGTCGATGACGGGTTAATGGGGGTTACGGAGGTGGTCCGGGGCGACGATCTGCTCGCCTCCACGCCCCGGCAGCTCGCCCTGCACCACGCCTTGGGCTTCACCCCACCCCGTTACGCGCACGTACCTATGGTCCTCGCGCCCGACGGCGTGCGCTTGGCAAAGCGCAACCGCCCGGCGCCTATCGCCACGTTGTTCGCCCGGGGGATCGAGCCGGAGGCCCTCGTGGGCGCGCTCGCGGCGTCCGCGGGCCTGTGCGCGCCCGGCCAGCGCCTGCGCCCAAAGGACCTGTTGGGCCGTTTTTCTTGGGACCGCGTGGCGCGACACCCAGTCGTGATCGACCCCGAAACACTCGAGGCCCACCCTGCCCGGCTCCCGGCCGGCGGGGCCCCCTAA
- a CDS encoding helix-turn-helix transcriptional regulator produces MPLSDREEEIARWLAKGHRVTQIAKMLQISPHTVRNHFKSIFRKMQVHSQVELLARLREEFEGV; encoded by the coding sequence ATGCCGCTGTCCGACCGCGAGGAAGAGATCGCGCGCTGGCTGGCGAAGGGACATCGGGTCACCCAGATCGCCAAGATGCTTCAGATCAGCCCACACACCGTGCGCAACCACTTCAAGTCCATCTTCCGGAAGATGCAGGTGCACTCGCAGGTGGAGCTGCTCGCACGGCTGCGTGAGGAGTTCGAGGGCGTCTGA
- a CDS encoding HAD hydrolase-like protein, with the protein MKEESTLGNPTLATRIQASSGDARRELELVMAWSLGVNAFVKDIVKELPPFVGARRALVQLQGKADVLVVSATPAEALEREWAEHGIDAYVSLIAGQEMGSKTEHLTLAAKGKYDPHAVLMVGDAPGDLKAAQSVGALFFPINPGDEEASWAHLVEEGLPRFFGKTYAGAYEAALIAAFTARLPAVPPWKRA; encoded by the coding sequence GTGAAGGAAGAGTCCACGCTCGGCAACCCCACCCTTGCCACCCGCATCCAGGCATCCTCGGGCGACGCCCGGCGCGAGCTCGAGCTTGTGATGGCGTGGAGCCTGGGGGTCAACGCATTCGTCAAGGACATCGTGAAGGAGCTGCCGCCGTTCGTGGGCGCGCGCCGGGCGCTCGTGCAGCTCCAGGGCAAGGCCGACGTGTTGGTGGTGTCGGCCACCCCCGCCGAGGCGCTCGAGCGCGAGTGGGCAGAACACGGGATCGATGCCTACGTCAGCCTGATCGCCGGGCAAGAGATGGGCTCGAAGACGGAGCACCTCACGCTGGCTGCCAAGGGGAAGTACGATCCGCACGCCGTGCTGATGGTGGGTGACGCCCCCGGCGATCTGAAGGCCGCCCAATCCGTGGGGGCCTTGTTTTTCCCGATCAATCCGGGAGATGAAGAAGCCTCCTGGGCCCACCTCGTCGAGGAGGGATTACCGCGCTTCTTCGGCAAGACCTACGCCGGTGCCTACGAGGCGGCCTTGATCGCGGCCTTCACGGCGCGGCTGCCCGCGGTCCCGCCGTGGAAGCGGGCGTGA
- the gnd gene encoding decarboxylating NADP(+)-dependent phosphogluconate dehydrogenase: MSQAQANFGMIGLAVMGRNLSLNVADHGFKVAVWNLETPVTEAFVKEHGSERFVGAKTLAEFVGALERPRRIMIMIKAGKPVDEVLTQLKPLLEPGDIVIDGGNTHFQETRRREADLAALQIRFVGMGVSGGEEGARRGPALMPGGHPDAWTALKPVLESIAAKTDSGPCVTHVGPDGAGHFVKMVHNGIEYGDMQLIAESYDLLARGLGLSADELASTFARWNEGELSSFLVELTGQVFAKKDVETGKPLVELVLDKAGQKGTGKWTAELALDLGVPIPTVTAALDGRVLSSMKAERVAAEPRIRGVVAAKVSGAERQAYVAAVHDALLASKICSYAQGLALIRKASEQYAWSIRLEEMARIWKGGCIIRARLLDAIMRAYQRNPELPNLLLDAEFEGRMFEAQAGWRKAIGYAQALGIPVPAMSGSLAYFDSYRTARLPQNLTQAQRDAFGAHTYERWDRPELGSVHSEWLK; encoded by the coding sequence ATGAGCCAAGCACAAGCGAACTTCGGGATGATCGGCCTTGCCGTCATGGGGCGCAATCTGTCGCTCAATGTGGCGGATCACGGCTTCAAGGTGGCCGTGTGGAACCTGGAGACGCCCGTCACCGAGGCGTTCGTGAAAGAACACGGCAGCGAGCGCTTCGTGGGCGCCAAGACGCTGGCCGAATTCGTGGGTGCGCTCGAACGCCCCCGCCGCATCATGATAATGATCAAGGCCGGTAAGCCCGTGGACGAGGTGCTCACGCAGCTCAAGCCGCTGCTCGAGCCGGGCGACATCGTAATCGACGGTGGAAACACCCACTTCCAGGAGACCCGCCGTCGCGAGGCGGACCTGGCAGCCTTGCAGATCCGCTTCGTGGGCATGGGCGTCTCGGGAGGCGAAGAAGGCGCCCGCCGTGGACCCGCCCTGATGCCGGGCGGTCACCCCGACGCCTGGACGGCGCTCAAGCCGGTGCTCGAGTCGATCGCTGCCAAGACCGATTCGGGCCCCTGTGTCACCCACGTGGGTCCCGACGGCGCGGGCCACTTCGTGAAGATGGTTCACAACGGGATCGAATACGGCGACATGCAGCTCATCGCCGAAAGCTACGATCTGCTGGCCCGAGGACTCGGCCTCTCGGCGGACGAATTGGCCAGCACGTTTGCGCGCTGGAACGAAGGCGAGCTTTCGTCTTTCCTTGTCGAGCTGACGGGCCAAGTCTTCGCCAAGAAGGACGTCGAGACGGGCAAACCGCTCGTGGAGCTGGTCCTGGACAAGGCGGGCCAAAAGGGGACGGGCAAGTGGACGGCCGAGCTGGCGCTGGACCTGGGCGTGCCCATTCCCACCGTGACCGCGGCGTTGGATGGCCGGGTGCTGTCGAGCATGAAAGCCGAGCGCGTGGCCGCAGAACCTCGCATCCGCGGGGTGGTCGCGGCCAAGGTCTCAGGAGCCGAGCGGCAGGCGTACGTGGCCGCCGTTCACGACGCCCTCTTGGCCTCCAAGATTTGTTCGTACGCACAGGGCTTGGCCTTGATTCGCAAGGCGAGCGAGCAGTACGCCTGGTCGATCCGCCTCGAGGAGATGGCCCGCATCTGGAAAGGGGGGTGCATCATCCGCGCCCGCCTGCTCGACGCGATTATGCGGGCCTACCAGAGGAACCCGGAGCTGCCGAACCTTCTGCTCGACGCCGAGTTCGAGGGCCGTATGTTCGAGGCGCAGGCGGGTTGGCGCAAGGCGATCGGCTACGCCCAGGCGCTGGGAATCCCGGTGCCCGCGATGTCGGGGAGCCTGGCTTACTTCGACAGCTACCGCACCGCGCGCTTGCCTCAGAATCTCACGCAGGCGCAGCGCGACGCTTTCGGCGCGCACACCTACGAGCGCTGGGACCGGCCCGAGCTGGGCTCCGTCCACAGCGAGTGGCTCAAGTAG
- a CDS encoding HIT family protein yields the protein MAETIFTKILAGQIPCHRVYEDEHVLAFLDINPLSAGHMLVIPKEPAQTLDQLSDDAAAAIGRVLPRLSRAVLKVTGAKAFNVLQNNGAGAHQAVFHVHFHIIPKFDDGRSDPGLGLTWKPTQLAQGLGADLARRIQLAVAG from the coding sequence ATGGCTGAAACGATCTTCACGAAGATCCTGGCAGGCCAAATCCCCTGCCACCGCGTCTACGAAGACGAGCACGTGCTCGCGTTCCTCGACATCAACCCTCTGTCGGCTGGGCATATGCTGGTGATTCCCAAAGAGCCCGCCCAAACCTTGGACCAGTTGTCCGACGACGCAGCCGCTGCCATCGGGCGCGTGCTTCCCCGTCTTTCGCGTGCCGTGTTGAAGGTCACGGGTGCCAAGGCCTTCAACGTGCTGCAGAACAACGGAGCCGGCGCGCACCAGGCGGTGTTCCACGTGCACTTCCACATCATCCCGAAGTTCGACGACGGCCGCAGTGACCCAGGCCTCGGGCTCACCTGGAAACCGACCCAGCTGGCCCAGGGCCTGGGCGCCGATCTCGCCCGGCGTATTCAGCTCGCCGTCGCAGGCTGA